Genomic segment of uncultured Flavobacterium sp.:
CCAAATTACAAAAAACTAAAGTATGAATTGCTTAATTGAGATAGATTTAGTGGAATTTGCTTTTTAAATTGGAACGGTCTAAAAAATGCGCCGTTTTGTCTATGCCGTTTCGGTATTGATATATTTAATTTTCAGTATTTTAAAATTAATAATACATTTGAATGTAAGTCTTTTTGATTTACTCAATTTTAAAGAAAACGCAATGAAAAAAGTTATCTATTATATGTTTTTGATGCTGATATGTACTCAAATGAAAGCTCAAAAAGATTTTCAGGGAATGGCGGTTTATGAATCAAAAACGCAAGCGCCTAAGTTTGAAGGAATGCAGGGAAATCGGGATATTACGCCAGAAATGCAAAAGAATATGGAAGAGCGAATGAAAAAAATGCTCGAAAAAACCTTTATTCTGAATTTTGATAAATCAGCCTCTATTTATAAAGAAGAAGAAAAATTAGAAAGTCCGGGACAACAAGGTGGCGGAATGCGAATCATGCTGAACTCTTTTATGGGCGGCGGCGGAACTTTTTATAAAGATGTAAAAAATAAATTGTACACGGTTGATAAGGAATTTATGGGAAAAGAGTTTTTGGTTGTAGATTCTTTGCCAAAACTAAATTGGAAATTAGAGCAGGAAACCAAGCAAATAGGAGGTTACACCTGTTATAAAGCAACGGCAATAAAGGAAGCCAGTAAAACTGATTTTAGAAATTTCAGACCTAAAAATAACGACGATAAAAAAGCTTCTGGTGAAACCAAAACAAACTTCGAAGATAATTTTGAAATGCCTAAAGAAATTACCGTAACTGCTTGGTATTCGCCAGAAATTCCGGTGAATCAGGGTCCTGAAAATTATTGGGGTCTGCCTGGTTTAATTTTAGAAATTAATGATGGGAAAACAACTATTTTATGTTCTAAAATTGTTTTGAATGCTAAAGATAAAGTCGAAATAAAGCCTTCTAAAAAAGGGAAAGTGATTTCTCAAAAAGAGTATGATGAAACCGTAATCAAAAAAATGGAAGAGTTTAAGGAAATGAACCGCGGACGTGAAGGAGGTCCCGGAGGAGGTCCGATAATGATCAGACGATAATTTTTAGCACATCATCTTTAGATTTTTTCAATGAAAAATATACTTCTTTTTGTCATTTTATTAATGACCTCGATATCCTTTGCCCAAAGTGTACGTTTTGATGGTTTTATTCAGGACGAACAAAAAAAACCTTTGGAAATGGCCAATATTATGGCTGTAAATAGTGCTACAAAAGCAATGGACTCTTATGGAATTACAAATGATAAAGGAAAGTTTCAGCTAACCTTAAAGCCAAATACTTCTTATACAATTAAAGTAAGTTATCTGGGGATGAAATCTAAAGAAATTGCCATTTCAACCAAGTCAGAAAATATTGCCCAGAATATTGTCATGGATGATACCGGAATTGAATTAGAAGGTGTAGAGATCGTTCGGGAAATGCCAGTTTCGATACAAGGTGATACAATTGTCTACAACGCAGATTCGTTTAAATCCGGTACAGAAAAAAAACTGGAAGATGTCTTGAAAAAATTACCCGGAGTTGAAGTAAATGCCGATGGAGAAATTGAAGTTGAAGGGAAAAAAGTCAGCAAATTAATGGTAGAAGGCAAAGATTTTTTTGACGGAGATGCCAAACTGGGCGTTAAAAATATTCCTGCAGATGCCATAGATAAAGTTCAGGTTTTAAGAAATTATAATGAAGTTGGAGCATTAAAAGGTTTGGAAAATGATCAGGATAATGTGGCGATGAATATTAAACTGAAAGAAGGGAAAAAGAATTTTTGGTTTGGAGATGTGACTGCCGGAATTGGCGTGGGAGAACTGGATAGTCGCTATATTATTAACCCGAAATTGTTTTATTATAGTCCAAAATACAGTATTAATTTAATTACCAATTTTAATAATATTGGAGAATTGCCTTTAACTGCGCAAGATTATTTTAAGTTCACAGGCGGATTTAAAAATATGATGAAAAAGGGTGGAAGTAATTTTAATGTTTCCTCAAATGATTTAGGGATTTCGATTTTGAGAAATAATCGTGCTAAAGAAATTGAAACAAAATTTGGAGCAACAAACTTTTCTTATTCCGTAACAAAAGTATGGAATATTAGTGGTTTTGGGATTCTTTCGACTTCAAAAACAGACTTGGAAACTAAATCACAAACCACCATTTTAGATTCGGGAGATCAACAAAAAAGAGATGAATTGACACATCAGAAGAATAATCTCGGGCTTTTTAAATTGAGTTCAACATATAAACCAAATGATAAATTTCAGTTTGATTATGATATCTTAACTAAATTATCGAAACAAAACGAAGACACTGATTTATTGAGAGAATCTGTCGTGAATAATGCTTCAACTGTAGAAACCATAATGACGGGTAAAAAGCAAGATCCAACATCTATAAATCAAAATTTGAGTTTGTATTACACACAAAGCGATAAGAATATTTTTGCTTTTGAAATGCAGCATTTGTATCAGGATGAAAATCCGTTTTATAATGCCAATTTAAGAACACAGCCTTTTGATTTATCAGGATATGTATCAGGGCAAAATAGAAATGACCTCAATCAGGATCGCTTTGTAAAAACCAATAAACTAGATGCTAAACTGGATTACTATTATATGGTAACGCCAAAAAGTAATATCAATATCACTTTAGGAAATACCTATTCGTATCAGGATTTTAATTCTCATATTTTTCAAATGTTGGATAATGGAGACAGAAATGATCTGAATAATCCTGAAAATAACAATCAGGTAAAATACAACTTCAATGATACTTTTTTAGGATTTCATTATAAAATTTTGTCCGGAAAATTTACTCTGACACCTGGTGTTAGCGTGCATTCGTACACGATGAAAAACACGCAATCAGGTAAAGATTATTCGCAGAATTTCATGAAAGTATTGCCTGATTTTTTTGCTTTGTATCAAATCAAAAAATCAGAAACATTGACCTATAACTTTTCCTTGTCTAATGATTTTACAGATGTCAATCAATTGGCTTCGGGTTATGTTTTGTCTGATTATAGTAGTTTGTTTAGAGGAAATCGTTTCTTGGAGAATGCAACCTCGCAAGTGCATTCATTGCGTTATTTTAAATATAACATGTTCAATTTTGAGAACATTTTTGCTAATGCAACATACACTAAAAAGGTAGATGCAATTAAAACAAAAGCAGATTTTGATGGTATTAATCAATCGTCAACACCATATAATTCAAATTTAGCAGATGAAACTTTTACAGGAATGGGAAATTACGGACGTTCTTTTTTGAAGAATTATAAAGCTTCGGCCAATGCAACTTTCAATTGGTCAAAATTCAACAACATTCAAAACAATGTATTGACAACTACAGAAAGTTTTAGTCAAAGTTATACCATAAAAGCTTCAACAAACTACAAAAATTTTCCCAATATAGAGTTTGGTTACAATGCTTTGATCAACCAATATAGTGGTTCAACATACTATACAGACAAGCCTTTTGCGAGATTAGATTACTATTTTCTGGGTAGTTTTTCGTTTGTTTCAGAGTATGAATTTTATCATTATTATAATTCTGATAAAACGGTCGATAACGAGTATGATTTCTTAAGTGCAAGTTTAGTTTATCAAAAAAAGGATAGTAAATGGGAGTACAAAGTTTCGGCTACAAATCTTTTAAATACGACTTATCTCAATGATGACAGCTTTTCGCAGTTTTCTACACGAGTTTCTCAATACACAGTTCAACCTCGCTATATCATCTTTTCGATGAAATGTAATTTATAGTATTTTGAGTACAAAATGTTAGGTTTTGATGCTTGATTTTGGTAAGAATCAAATATCTTTGCGTGTACTACTAACAAATTAAAATCTTAGGCATGCGCAATTTTATATGGAGTTTCTCAATGTTTTTTTGTTTAATATCTGCTTCTTTTTCTCAAACAAAAACTATAGAGAAAGGATCTTATTTGTCGACAAACAAAGGACAGAAAATCAAATTAAATTTATTAGACGATAATAAATATGAGTTGGTTTTTTATTCAGGTGATTATAAAATCAAAGGAGACTCTTTATTGTTTTCTCAGACTGTGAAATCCGGAGCTGATTTTGATGTAGCCTTTAAGAATGATAAAAATGCAAAAAAGATTAAAATTAAGTTTTTAGACCCTTCTTATTATTCCTTTTATATTGGTACACAAAACGGAACGGAGCCAGTTCAATATCAAAAAATTACAGACATAAGAACCAAAGTAGATCCTGATTGGTTAAAGAATGATTTAGAATTTGAAATAGACAAAACCGATTATTTGTATTTGGTTTATGAAGATTATCAAGGCGAAAGTAAACTCTCAAAATATGCTTTGCCAAAAGAGGTCTCAGAAGCAACAATTAAATACGATTTGGATGTTTTGGGAGATATAAACATTTCAGGTTTTTTAAATAAAGAGACAAATGAACTGATGATTTCTGAGCAGACAGGAAAGAATCCGATAGCATTTGTAAATGAAAAAGATGCTCAGCCTGATAAAACTTCAAAAGTAATCCCTCTTGAAAATAAAACAGTTTCAAACTGGACATATCCGGGAAAAGAGGCTCTGGTAAAGGATGATTTTAGTGCAGAAGTAGCTGTTGATAGCGCTTATGCTGAGACAGCGGCTCCTGTTAAAATTGATTTTAAATTTAAAGTAGAAGGTAATTTAAAAGAAGCTATAAACAGTACTAAAGTCTCTAAAAGTAAATTTTTGGTAGTTGCTGTTGATGGAAAAAATCCTTCGGCGAAAGCTGACTTTGATGCTTTTATTAAAGATCAGGAAACGCAAGTTGGATATAATATGTATGATAAATATGATCCGCAATATGATTTGTTCAATTATTATCTGACTACAGCCGATGATAAAAAATGGTTAAAAACGAATAAAATTACAGATACTCCATGTGTTGCTGTTTTGAATACTAATGGAGATGTTTTAGCTACTGTAAAATCTAAATTGAAAGAAAGACAATATCAGTTTAATTATTATGATGGTCTTTATAAAAAGCTGCAACGTGCAGAAGGTTTGGTTGCTTTTGACAGAACAATAAAAAATAAGAAAGCAACAGATGCTAATTTGATTTCAGCATTTAATAAAGTAGCAATTCTCGAAGTTCCTTACGAGTATGAAACAACTGAAGCTGATTCATCTGACTTTAAGTTGGTGAAAGTTGATTTAGATAAAAAAGTAGTTGATCAAACCTGGAAAAAACTAATTGAAACACATCAAAAAGATACAAAACCAAATATGTATTTGGTAGAAACCATTTTGAAAGAGATTAAAAATCAAGGGTTTTCTAAGCAGTTTTTTAAAGAAGACAGAGTTTTGAATGACACTGATTTTCTTGCTATAGATTATTTAATAAAGCAGTATGATGCTATCAATGCTGAGGTAGTAGCGTTTAATAATATAGAAGGAGAGACACATTCAATTGGAAGTTTGAATACTGAAATAACAACAGCATTACAACAGAATAAATATGTTGCCGAAGAGAAAGGTGTAGTTGATGAGAATCAGAGTAAGGTAATTTCAGTTTATAAAAAGTTAATTGCTGCCGGTAAGGCAAATTATGATTGTTATCAAAATTACTTTACTTATTTAGCTGAAGCCGAGGATAAAGACGGTTCTAATACTACTTATTTAAAAGAGTTCAGTTCTTATTTTAATACTTATTTGACACCAGGTAAAGCAGGTGTAATTGAACAATTAGATGTAATGTATTCAGCTTTAGAGACTAATTCTGAATATCAATATGATGGATGGAAGTCTTTTAAAGACTATCATTCAAATTTATCGAATTCTGTGGCGTGGGCAGTAGTTTTAAAACCACAGAACTCTAATTTTTTAAAATCTGCAATTAATTGGTCAGAGTATAGTTTGGTTGTGACTAAAAATAATCCGTACTACTTAGACACTTTGGCGCAGTTGTATTACAAAGACGATCAAAAACAGAAAGCAATCGAAACACAAACATTAGCAGTTAAATATTTAACAGACGAAGTTGAAGAAGAAGCAGCAACAGAAATTAAAGAAACGTTAGCTAAAATGCAAAACGGAACTTATTAAGAAATGGCAAACCCGACAGGTTTTAAAAACCTGTCGGGTTTATAAACAAAAATGGCTGTCTAAATTTAGACAGCCATTTTTTATATAATTTAAGGATTGGATTACAATCCAAATTCAGCTTTTACTTTGTCAACGAAATCAAGTTTCTCCCAAGTAAATAACTCAACAGTAACTGTTTTTACATTTCCTCCTGGAGCAGAAAAAGTTTTAGTTACTACTTCTGGTTTACGTCCCATGTGTCCGTAAGCAGCAGTTTCGCTATAAATTGGGTTTCTTAATTTTAAACGTTGCTCGATAAAATAAGGACGCATATCAAAGATAGCTTCTACTTTTTTAGCGATTTCACCGTTAGTTAAGTTTACTTTAGAAGTTCCGTAAGTATCAATAAAAATACCCATTGGCTCAGCAACTCCAATTGCATAAGAAACCTGTACTAAGATTTCGTCAGCAACACCTGCAGCAACTAAGTTTTTAGCGATATGACGAGTTGCATAAGCAGCACTTCTGTCTACTTTACTTGGATCTTTTCCAGAGAATGCACCACCACCGTGAGCACCTTTTCCACCGTAAGTATCAACAATAATTTTTCTTCCTGTTAAACCAGTATCTCCGTGAGGTCCTCCAATAACGAATTTTCCTGTTGGGTTAATATGGTAGTTGATTTTATCATTGAATAAATGCGCGTGAGTTGGATTTTTTGCAATGATTCTTGGAATCAAAATTTCGATAATATCTTTTTTGATTTTAGCCAACATTGTAGCTTCTTCGTCAAAATCATCGTGTTGAGTCGAGATTACAATTGCATCAATACGAGTTGGTTTGTTATCGTCGCTATATTCTAAAGTTACCTGAGATTTAGCATCTGGACGCAAATAAGTGATTTCTTTGTTTTCACGTCTTAAAATTGCTAACTCTTGTAATAATTTATGAGATAAATCAAGTGCTAATGGCATGTAGTTTTCAGTTTCGTTAGTTGCGTAACCAAACATCATTCCTTGGTCTCCAGCACCTTGCTCTTCTGGCTTAGCTCTGTCAACACCTTGATTAATATCAGCAGATTGTTCGTGAATTGCCGAAAGAATTCCACAAGAATTTGCTTCAAACATGTATTCGCTTTTTGTATATCCAATTTTACGGATTACATCGCGAGCAATTTGCTGCACATCAAGATAGGTATTCGATTTTACTTCACCTGCTAAAATTACCTGACCTGTTGTAACCAGAGTCTCACAAGCTACTTTTGAGTCAGCGTCAAATGCCAAAAAGTTATCAATTAATGCATCCGAAATTTGATCTGCAACTTTGTCTGGATGCCCTTCACTAACAGATTCTGACGTAAATAAATAAGCCATAATAATTTATTAAATTAAAATTAAGTGAGGAAAAAAATTGCTTAAAAAGGGCTAAAGGAGAGTTCCTGCTTTAGCATTTTTTACTACCGAAATCAATCTTTCAGTATCCATAACGAACCATTTCATTATGAAGAGGTTGCAATCAGTTCAAATTTTTCCTCTGTATTAGGGTGCAAAGGTATAAAACCATTTTGATTTGCAAATTAAACTTTTGATTTTTTTGATTTTATAAGTATAAATTTAACATATCATACTATTTTGATAGGGTAATAGAAATTATTTCTGTTTTTATTTGGTCGATTAAAAAATAGTTCGCAAATTTGCCCCATCAAAATAATCCAAAAAATGAAATTAACAATGTGCAATATGTCTTGTAAGATGCCGGAGCTTTCCGCAGAGATACTATTGTAGTTTTTTTTCGAAAAAATATATATAGAACCTCTGCCAAATCGCAGGGGTTTTTTTATTTCAAAAAGAGACAAAATTGCAAATCATTTTTAACCCAAAATAATAATAAATACCAAATAGAAGTAATGAAAAAAAATCTAGTAATAGCTTTAGGTCTTTTAACATTTTCAGGCGTTTATGCACAAGAAAATAAAAAAGAACAGGACAGCTTAAAGAATAATGAATTGTCAGAAGTGACAATAGTGGGGTCAAGAAGTAAAAACAGAGTAAAAACAGATGTTCCGGTTCCGGTTGATGTTTTTAATATCTCTGAAATAACAAAAGGCTCGCCACAAACGAGTGTAACTCAAATTTTAAATTATGTTGCGCCATCGTTTACCAGTAATGCAACTTCTACCGCCGATGCTACAGATCACGTAGATCCGGCACAATTGAGAGGTTTAGGACCGGATCAGGTTTTGATTTTGGTAAATGGTAAACGCAGACATACAAGTGCGCTGGTAAATATCAATGGTTCTCCGGGAAGAGGATCTGTTGGAACAGATTTAAACGCGATTCCGTCATTTGCTATAGAAAGAATCGAAGTTTTGCGTGATGGAGCTGCTGCACAATACGGTTCAGATGCAATTGCGGGAGTTATCAATATTGTATTAAAAAAGAATGCCAATTTTATTTCAGGAGGAATTCAATACGGTACTAATTTATCTTCGGGATCTAATAATTTTAAAGGCGGAGCCGATGGTCAGAATCTACAAGTAGACTTGAATTACGGAACTTCTTTGGGTAAAGCAGGAAGTTTCCTGAATGTTACTGCCAGTGCTGTAAGCAGACAAGCAACGAGCAGAGCTGGAATTAGAAGCAATGCAATTTTTAACGCTTATAATGCTGTCGAAAACAGAGCTGCTCAGGATGGTGTTTATATAAACTCTTTGTTTAGTAATATTAATAATACTCCAAACTCAGCGCAAATTCTTAGTTCGTTGAAGCAATATGCACCACAAGTAAGTTATTTTACACCGACACAACAAAACGCAATTTCTTCGGCTACGACTCTAACTCAAATGCAAGCAGCTTTAGGCTTTGATGCAACCAATAATGAACTTGCTTACAGAGGTCAGGAAAGAAGTGACTATAATATGAGTGTTGGTCAGTCAGAATTGGCTTCAGGACAAGTGTATTATAATGCAAAATATCCGTTGACTGAAACTACTTCATTGTATTCTTTTGGAGGAGTTTCTTATAGAAATGGAAAATCTTATGCCTTTAACAGATTGCCAAATGGTTCAGGAACTTTCACGCAAGTGTACCAAAACGGATTTTTACCGCAGATAGAATCTGATATTTTAGATGCTTCATCAGCAGTAGGACTTACAACTCAATTATTTGGTTTTGATACTGACATTAGCACCAACCTCGGAACAAACTCTTTTAAATATGATGCAAACAATACTATTAATGCTACTTTAGGAACTAATTCTGCTTCAAGTTTTGATGCTGGTAAAGTTTCGTTTTTGCAAAGCACAACCAATTTAGATTTCAGTAAAAAGTACGATGTATTAAAAGGATTGAACGTTGCTTTTGGTGGAGAGTTCAGATATGAAAACTATCAGATTAAAGCTGGAGAAGAAGCTTCTTACGGATTGTATGATATAAACGGAAATTTGGTTTCGGGAATTTTGCCAAGTAATTCACCATTAATCGTTACAGACTTTTTTGGAAATAAACGTGGAGCCGGAGCACAAGGTTTCTCAGGTTTCCAACCTTCGGATGCTAAAGAAAAAGACAGAAAAAGTGGGGCTGCTTATATTGATTTAGAATTGAATGCGACAGAAAACTGGCTTTTAAACGGAGCAGCGCGTTATGAGAATTATTCTGATTTTGGAAGTACAGTTACCTTCAAATTAGCATCTCTTTTAAAATTGACAGACAATATCAATTGGAGAATTTCAGGGCAAACTGGTTTTAGAGCGCCATCATTACAACAAAAATATTTTGAAAGCAGTTCGACACAATTCATAAACGGTTCTCCTTATCAGGTAGGATATTTTACAAATGATTCGCAGGCAGCAAAAAGTATTGGAGTTGAAAACCTGAAACCTGAAAAATCTAAAAGTATCAGTACAGGATTTACATTCAAAATTCCTGATGCAAACATTACAATTGCAACAGATGCCTATTTTACAAGAATCGATGACAGAGTTGTTTTGACAGGGCAATATGCAAGACCAACAGATGCGCAAATAAATGCTGCAACATCACAAGCGCAAAAAGATGCATTGACCTTGTTTCAACAAGCATTTGATTTAAAAGGTGTTGAAAGAGCTTCGTTCTGGACTAACGGAATCAACTCTGAAACTAAAGGTATTGATGTCGTGATTTCTCAGAAATATAATGTTATTCCGGATTTTGTAATTAGAAATGATCTTGCTTTAAGTTATAATGAAACAAAAAGAGTAGGAGATTTAAATGTTCCGCAATCTATTATTGATGCAGGTGGAGAACCTTATAAATATTCGTTTTTCCCGGAATCAAGCCGAATTTATTTAGAAGAAGCAATTCCGAAATTGAAAGCGAATTTAATGACGACATTCAGTATCAAGAAACTGGATATTTATTTAAGAAACAGTTATTTTGGAAAAGTTACTGATCCCGGAGCAACAGATGTAAATTTAGACGGATCAGCTTCTGTTTACGAACATCCGGAATACAGTTCAAAAATAGTTACTGATTTATCTTTTGGATATCAAATCAACGAGAAATTCAGATTCACACTTGGATTTAATAATATAGGAGATGTTTATCCGGATAGAAATAATCCTGCAACTCCGGCATTTACAAACACAACTCCAACATTGTCTCCTGCACCAAGTACAGATTTAAGCAATGCTAATCAGTTTGCTTATTCAAGAGCAGTATCACAATTTGGATTAAACGGAAGATTTGGTTTTGCAAGACTAAGTTTTAAATTCTAAAAACATAAAATTGGCCACAGATTAAACGGATTGAGCGGATGTACACAGATTTTTTTAATCATTTTAATCCTTTTAATCTGTGACTAAATTTTTAAGTAGATAGTGGAAAATAAAAAGAATCTGTGGATATCCGCTCAATCCGTACAACCCGTGGCCAATTTTTAAATAGAAATACCAGTATTTACAGGGCTTCGAAAATTTTTAATGTTAAATGTTATTTTTTGTTTTGGTAGTTAAATAAATAGTTAATATATTTACTCTATCGAATTAGTCGAATTAAAAAAAAAAGAATTAATTTTAAATAAAATGAAAACAATAGCGAATAATATGATGATATGTTGTGAGATGATGCAAATGTGCATCCCAATTCGTTATTGCCAAAAGTGAAAGAGTGAATCTTTGTTATAGTTAGAACTATAAGCCCTTTTGGTAGCCATCCGAAAGGGCTTTTTTTTATTTCAACACTTTTAAATTTAAAATTATGAAAACACTAAATTCAATAGCAATGGAGTATTTATTGAGAAACGATTCTCAAAAAAACAATAATAAACCTGAAGAGATAACAAGAGAAGTTATAAGACTAAATGTAGAGCAGGATCTAAAAAGTCAAAAATCATTATTGCTTCTAATGTATAATCTTGAAGAAGCAGGGGAAGATTTTTTTATACAATAAATATCAATTTCAATAACAATATATAATAGTATTAACAATACCTAAAAACTAAGAAACATGAGCACACAAAAATTTGCAACAAACGCACTACACGCAGGACACGATGTTACTAAAAATGCAGGAACAAGAGCAGTGCCAATTTACCAGACGTCATCGTACGTTTTTAATAATTCAGATCACGCTGCCAATTTATTTGGCCTGGCCGAAGCCGGATTTATTTACACTCGATTAAACAATCCAACAAACGATGTTTTAGAACAACGACTTGCAGCGCTTGAAGGCGGAATTGGAGCTGTAGTTACAGCATCAGGAGCATCAGCAATTTCGACAGCTTTATTGACTTTGCTTAAAGCAGGCGATCACATCGTAGCTTCAAATAGTTTGTACGGAGGAACTTATAATTTGCTAAATGTTACTTTGCCGCGTTTAGGAATTACAACCACTTTTGTAGATCCGTCTAAACCGGAAAATTTCACTAAAGCAGCTAAAGAAAATACAAGAGCCTTTTTTGTAGAATCTTTAGGAAATCCAAAATTGGATGTATTGGACTTGAAAGGAATTTCGGCGGAAGCCAAAAACTTTAAAGTGCCATTTATTGTAGACAATACTGTAGCGACACCTTATTTATTAAATCCAATTGAATACGGTGCAAATATTGTGATTCATTCCTTGACTAAATATATATCAGGAAACGGAACTTCATTAGGAGGCGCAATTATTGATGCCGGAACTTTTGACTGGTCTAACGGAAAATTTCCTGAATTTACAGAACCTTCAGCAGGATATCACGGATTAGTGTATCACGAAGCTTTAGGAAATGCAGCTTTTATTGCAAAAGCAAGAATTGAAGGATTACGTGATTTTGGAGCAGCTTTGAGTCCATTTAATGCTTTTCAAATTATTCAGGGATTAGAAACATTACCAATCCGAATTAAGAAACACAGCGAAAATGCTTTGGCTTTAGCCTCTTGGTTAGAAAAACAAGATGAGGTAGTTTGGGTAAATTATCCGGGTTTAAAAACCAATAAATATTATGATTTAGCGCAAGAATATTTGCCAAAAGGACAGAGCGGAGTAATCACTTTTGGATTAAAAGGCGGTTTTGAAGCAGCCAAAAAAGTTGTTGATGAAACAAAACTATTCTCACTATTGGCAAATATTGGTGATACAAAATCATTAATCATTCATCCGGCAAGTACAACGCACCAACAATTGTCTGATGCGGACCAATTAGAAACAGGAGTTTCAAAAGATTTAATCCGACTTTCTGTTGGAATTGAAGATATCGAAGATTTAATAGCTGATTTGCAAACCGTTTTTGAGAGCATTACCCAATCGCAATACAGCATTAATAAAAATTAGGTTTTTTTGTTTTTTGTTTGAAAAATTGCCTTTAGTAGCGTGAGTTCTACTAGAGGTGATTTTTTATAAAAAGTAAATCTATATAAA
This window contains:
- a CDS encoding O-acetylhomoserine aminocarboxypropyltransferase/cysteine synthase family protein, whose translation is MSTQKFATNALHAGHDVTKNAGTRAVPIYQTSSYVFNNSDHAANLFGLAEAGFIYTRLNNPTNDVLEQRLAALEGGIGAVVTASGASAISTALLTLLKAGDHIVASNSLYGGTYNLLNVTLPRLGITTTFVDPSKPENFTKAAKENTRAFFVESLGNPKLDVLDLKGISAEAKNFKVPFIVDNTVATPYLLNPIEYGANIVIHSLTKYISGNGTSLGGAIIDAGTFDWSNGKFPEFTEPSAGYHGLVYHEALGNAAFIAKARIEGLRDFGAALSPFNAFQIIQGLETLPIRIKKHSENALALASWLEKQDEVVWVNYPGLKTNKYYDLAQEYLPKGQSGVITFGLKGGFEAAKKVVDETKLFSLLANIGDTKSLIIHPASTTHQQLSDADQLETGVSKDLIRLSVGIEDIEDLIADLQTVFESITQSQYSINKN